In the genome of Mucilaginibacter defluvii, one region contains:
- a CDS encoding HAD-IIA family hydrolase — protein MQRIDNFKSIIDRYEIIFFDAFGVLKNYEGLVPGIEKTFEYLTRQGKEYYIVTNDASRSPVELAQSYHKKGLTVIDPERIISSGMLTKEYLDLKVKDGIVAFLGTPESAHYIDNEGRHTMPVSAVNSSNIDKVNALVFMDDEGFNWFEDINKAVNILRKRPIPAIVANTDYAYPLTANDIAVAIGGIANMVESIVGKEFIRFGKPDSQMFMFAYDMIRERRAISKKDIVMVGDTLFTDIMGGNKFGLDTVLVLSGNTLPGDAESNIHSTGIVPTYICQSAVIEDGGFGF, from the coding sequence ATGCAGCGTATAGATAACTTTAAATCCATTATAGACCGTTACGAGATTATATTTTTTGATGCCTTTGGCGTTTTAAAGAATTACGAGGGCTTGGTACCCGGTATCGAAAAGACCTTTGAATACCTGACCCGGCAGGGCAAGGAGTATTATATTGTTACCAATGATGCTTCACGTAGTCCGGTGGAACTGGCCCAATCGTACCACAAAAAGGGTTTAACGGTTATCGATCCGGAGCGTATCATCTCATCAGGGATGCTCACCAAGGAGTATCTCGATCTTAAAGTTAAGGATGGCATTGTAGCATTTTTAGGTACGCCGGAGTCGGCGCACTATATTGATAACGAGGGCAGGCACACCATGCCGGTATCGGCGGTTAACAGCAGCAATATTGATAAGGTTAATGCCCTCGTTTTTATGGATGATGAGGGCTTTAACTGGTTTGAGGATATTAACAAGGCGGTAAACATTCTGCGCAAGCGCCCCATACCGGCCATTGTAGCCAATACCGATTATGCTTACCCGCTCACTGCTAATGATATAGCCGTGGCTATTGGGGGGATTGCCAACATGGTAGAGAGTATTGTTGGCAAGGAGTTTATCCGCTTTGGTAAGCCCGATTCGCAGATGTTCATGTTCGCTTATGATATGATACGTGAGCGCCGTGCCATCAGCAAAAAGGATATTGTAATGGTGGGCGATACCCTGTTTACAGATATTATGGGTGGCAATAAGTTTGGCTTAGATACCGTGCTGGTGCTCTCCGGCAATACCCTGCCCGGCGACGCGGAATCAAACATTCACTCAACAGGGATTGTGCCTACATACATTTGCCAAAGCGCGGTTATTGAGGATGGCGGTTTCGGCTTTTAA